The nucleotide window TGAGTTTGAGTTGGTCAGTGTTGAAGATGACGTATTGGTGTACGTCGAGGAGGAGGTCGTCGTTGCCTTGGAGTTTTCCCTGCCAGTTGTCGAGGCCCATGAAGCCGTCGCCGAAGACGATTATGCCTTTGATGCCGTCGGCCCGGATTTGGTCAATGGCTTTTTGCGTCCAGGCGACGACTTTTTCGGTGTCGAGTTCGACATTGCGTGGTTCGTTGACGAGGCCGTACATTGTGACGACATTTTTGTAGCGCGGTTGGGCGAAGAAGACGGAGAGCTTGTGGTGGACCTCTAGAGTGCGTTGTCCGTTTTGGTCGCCGTTTGTGCCGTTGAGCCAGCCGATTGTGCCCTGGCGGCCAGAGTGGTTCCATCCATTTTGACTGCCAGGGGCACCGTGCAGGTCGAGGTTGACGCGCAGGCCGTTTTGTCGGCAATATTCTATGCCGCGGAGAAGGTAGCGCCATGACACTTGCGGTACGTAGACGTCGTCATCATAGGTCTGTACCATCCAGTAGCCGAAAGGAATGCGCACATGGTCCATGCCAGCATCTCTGATCTGAGCAAATGTCTGTTTGTTGATAAACTTTGCGTAGTGTTGTTCCACCGTGTCCTTGGCCTTTGCGGGGCCTAGCTTGCTGAGAAATGTCCACTCGTCAACAACATTGTCCTTTGACCCGTATTGCTGGAAGTAGGACGGAGTAATGAAGGGTTCGAGATTGAGCCAGCCACCGACGTTGACGCCACGAATAGGCATTTTGCCGTACTCGAACTGGTCTGAGAGCTTCGGGACTTTGGGGTTGGCTTGAACATCATCGTTCCAGGTGGAGTTGAGTCCGATGACGGGGAGACCTCCTACCAGCTCGTTGGTGTAGGTAACGTTGAAGTCAGTAGTATCATACCATGACCATGGGTCCAGTATCCCGCCCCGATCTGCTTCTGGTACGCTATTGCGGTCTTTTCCGTttaggttgttgttggtTGGTCCCGATAAGGCGGCCGGTGATCCACTTGCTGAGCTGTTGTTAGGGCTGCTTTTACTGGAGGTCAAGACGGCCACCGGTATAATGATGGCCAAAAGGATCAAAACTGACACAACACCGATAATTATGCGCTTccgcttcttcttctttgccATCTCTTCTTCCGAGTATACGGTTGGTGCACTCCCTGCGCCTCCTCGCTTTTCCATCATGTACCGATattcgtcatcgtcgtcgacACCACCTTCTTCTGCCAACGGCCCGCTGACGACACGCCGCTTCTTCTGCTCGGTTCTGTGCTGCTTTTCTTGTCTTCTTCGCTCTCGTCGCTCCTCTGCTTCTGTTGGTGCCGGCCTAGCCGATTGTCTGCGTCGACGATCTTCCCGCTCGTCTTCGGTATGTGTGCTCCTCTTCCTCTCAGCCTCGTCGTCAGTCTGACTTTTACGCACTTCGGCCGCTCTTCGTCGCTCCTCTCGCCGCCTCCTGGCCTTGTCCTCATGCATGGCCGCATCGCTCTCAGCAGCACGCCGCTTAGCATTTTCCAGCTCGTCTCTTCTTTTGGCCGCGCGCTCTTCCTTGATTCTTTCCTTTTCTAGATTCTTCTCCTTCCTCCGAACTTCCTTTAGGTATTCGTCATCGTAGTCGTAAGCTCCCCAGCCTCCGGCCTTTTTAGCATTGGTCTTGTCAAGCTTGGCAAGCGCATCGAGACTCAAGGGGGCTGAGCCCCGGCTCCTACTGCCACTGCCATCTGTGGTGGAATTGCGCCGCGAGCCACGAGCTTTGCGCGGGGCTGGCGATTCCTGCTCAGACTCGCTCTGCTGTCTTGAACGTCGTTGCGGCTTTGGCAGTAAATCACCCTGTGAGTCAGTCGCTCGATGTCCCTTTCTCCGCCTCTGCTCTTGCTCCCGTACTGCGGCTTCGCGGGATTCTCTTCGTTTGCGTCGCTCTGCGTCGTCGCCGTGCGATTCTCGGCGTCGTCTTCGTTCGTCGCCCTGTGGTCGCCGGCGCGATGGGTCGCGCTCACGGTCGCTCATTTCGAAAGAAGGTGGGCAAGGTATTTGTGCCTCAGGAATGTTACCCAATTCTCGGGAATGCAATTAAGCGGTGTAGAAACGCGGGGTCCGCATACACAACGCAACGTGGATTAAAAAAAGCGAAAAGAAGAGTAACACGAGCAGGACTTCATAGACTACTCACGCGCATGTGAATATTGGTAGCGAATATGTACACTGCGTGGCTGTCGACATGCACGACCTTGAGCTTGCTGGGATGTTGGCGGCGTTGCTGTGGAGACGCGCTGTTGATTCCTTGCCTGACGTGGCCCTGTGCTGGGCACCACAAGATGCTTGGAATCAGATGCTTGGATGACGACTTTACAACGCGACAAGATTAGATACAAGGTGCCGAGTGTGGCTGGGCTAGACGAATTGACGTTTGACTGCCGGTATTGCCGGTCTGATGATCTCAGCCCATTGTCGGGCACCAGTTCTGCACTTGTTCGCAGCGGCATGAAAAACAAACGTGAACGTACAGCTGTGTCAATTGCTTGGCTCGACGACTTGTCAACACACAGACTACGGGACCTTACACGTAACGACTTCAATGTTTGATTTCGTCATCCCGTGATTGTCACACTCAACGTCCACGGGTCAGGGTGCCTTTCGAATGCCGTCTGCCGTTGAAACTCTGCAAAGATAAGGCCCTGCATGAACAGGGAAGATCTGCTCAGCGCCTCCCGTCGCTTCTGGGTCAATGACATCACAGCGCTTGACTCAGTTCTCTACCGCCACCAATGTGCGCATTTGTGGACATCTTAAAATGCATGGTTGAATGTGTGTGTGGTATCATAACTAGGAATACAAAAAACAATGCGCCATAGGTCCTGGGGGCTAGCCTGCCCAGTCATGCCGTGAAGGCCCACCCGTGCCTCTCTAATAAGCCGGTAAAGGGTGTCTGTGACGGTGTAGTGACCGCGTCTATAAAACCAACTCCGTATGCCGCCAGGTGTATTATAGACTGGAGCTGCCGCAGTACGCGATGCGGCAATACTATCGGAAGCGGCGGCACTTGTAGTGCTTACACGTTGGAACACATTAGTTGTTGAGTGACGAGGTCACCGCTCAGGAAGCGGAGACGCCTTGCGAAGACCCGGCAGCCTCGGCAGCAGCAGTCGCCTTGCCCTTCTCTGCTGCTTTCTTCTCATCGTCGCTGTAAAGACCGTGCTCGTAGATGTAGTCGACGACCTTGTCCGGGATGTAGTAACGGATGCTCTTACCCCGCTTGCGGAAGAGACGGATCTTGGTCGAGGAGACGTCGTTTTGAATGAGCTGCGGGATGACACGGATGTTCTCCCTCCATTGTTGGAGTTGGACAAGCGCATCATCTATGACTAGTTAGCGTTGGTTCAAGGCAGGAATATGTGTATCATACCGATATCAGTACCACTGCGCTCGAGGATGAATGCGCCGTAGTGTCCCAAGATCCTGCTTAAATCTTCGCGGGCCCAGAGCCCTGGTGTGCTCATCGTCTGGATCAGGTCGGCACCGGCAAGCAGCGCT belongs to Pyrenophora tritici-repentis strain M4 chromosome 10, whole genome shotgun sequence and includes:
- a CDS encoding glucan 1,3-beta-glucosidase precursor translates to MRGDLLPKPQRRSRQQSESEQESPAPRKARGSRRNSTTDGSGSRSRGSAPLSLDALAKLDKTNAKKAGGWGAYDYDDEYLKEVRRKEKNLEKERIKEERAAKRRDELENAKRRAAESDAAMHEDKARRRREERRRAAEVRKSQTDDEAERKRSTHTEDEREDRRRRQSARPAPTEAEERRERRRQEKQHRTEQKKRRVVSGPLAEEGGVDDDDEYRYMMEKRGGAGSAPTVYSEEEMAKKKKRKRIIIGVVSVLILLAIIIPVAVLTSSKSSPNNSSASGSPAALSGPTNNNLNGKDRNSVPEADRGGILDPWSWYDTTDFNVTYTNELVGGLPVIGLNSTWNDDVQANPKVPKLSDQFEYGKMPIRGVNVGGWLNLEPFITPSYFQQYGSKDNVVDEWTFLSKLGPAKAKDTVEQHYAKFINKQTFAQIRDAGMDHVRIPFGYWMVQTYDDDVYVPQVSWRYLLRGIEYCRQNGLRVNLDLHGAPGSQNGWNHSGRQGTIGWLNGTNGDQNGQRTLEVHHKLSVFFAQPRYKNVVTMYGLVNEPRNVELDTEKVVAWTQKAIDQIRADGIKGIIVFGDGFMGLDNWQGKLQGNDDLLLDVHQYVIFNTDQLKLKHRDKLNFACEAWTQQSKRSMNKATGFGPTMCGEWSQADTDCTKYINNVNTGTRWEGTLQSTDKSGAVLVPQCPLESAQCSCDGANADPSQYSEQYKKWLYQFALGQMDAFEAGWGWFYWTWETEASTQWSYRRGLEAGILPKKAYDRDWKCPGGGVNSLDMFEGLAENY